The window ACTTGCACATATAGAACTCAATAAGCCGATTACCGGTTGGGATTACCAGCAAAAAACCAATGAATATTATTACAGGCAACGTGTATTATATAATCAGTCTTTTATGATCCGGGATTATTTCTGGCCCATCAGGGAAAGCGAGTTGCTGGTAAACAGGAATTTAGTACAAAATTATGGATATTAATCATGTAAAGTCATTGAACATGAAAACGGTAAAATCACTGTATATAATGTCTGTCATCTTCTTGTTGACAGTTTTTCAGGCATGCAAAGAGGAGGAGTATTCTCCTCTGAATAAAGGAGGATCAGCTCCTGCTAAAGTTTCCGACGTGAAAATCGCTCCATTGCCGGGAGCCGCCCGTATCAGTTATCAGGTACCTGATGATAAGAATTTCCTGTATGTGAAAGCTGAAGCCGAAATTCGTCCGGGTGTGATAAGAGAGATTAAAGCATCTTATTATACCAGCGAATTGGTTATAGATGGTTTTAGTGATACCACGGAATTTGTGGTCCGGTTATACTCTGTAGGAAGAAATGATATGGTGTCGGAACCGGAGATCGTGACAGTGGTACCGAAAACGCCACCTGTTTTTTCCGTTTTTGAATCTTTAAAGGAAACCATTGTTGAAACTTTCGGCGGAATTAAGTTTGAGATGGATAATCCGTCCGGAGCGGAAGTCCGGATATATGTCAATACAACTGATTCTTTGGGGAACATGGTTCCGGCTGAAATATTTTATACCTCAGCAGCCACCGACCGGTTCAGTGTCAGAGGGTACGATACGGATGCGAGGCCATTCAGTATTTATGTGCAGGATCGTTGGGGCAATACGTCCGGGACATATGAAAATATATTCCATCCGTTACTTGAGAAAAAACTGGACAAAACAAAATTCAGGTCTACTCCGCTTACAGGCGATATGAATGATATCATTCAGCAAAATCGTCCGATCACCAACCTGTGGGATGACGCCTTGACCGACGCTACCATGTACCAGACCAATTCAGGGATAAAGAGTCTGCCACATACATTTACCATCGATTTAGGAGTAAAGGCTTATCTGTCAAGGGTGGTAACACATGGACGGGTAAGTACTAACGCTGGTT of the Bacteroidales bacterium genome contains:
- a CDS encoding DUF4959 domain-containing protein, whose protein sequence is MSVIFLLTVFQACKEEEYSPLNKGGSAPAKVSDVKIAPLPGAARISYQVPDDKNFLYVKAEAEIRPGVIREIKASYYTSELVIDGFSDTTEFVVRLYSVGRNDMVSEPEIVTVVPKTPPVFSVFESLKETIVETFGGIKFEMDNPSGAEVRIYVNTTDSLGNMVPAEIFYTSAATDRFSVRGYDTDARPFSIYVQDRWGNTSGTYENIFHPLLEKKLDKTKFRSTPLTGDMNDIIQQNRPITNLWDDALTDATMYQTNSGIKSLPHTFTIDLGVKAYLSRVVTHGRVSTNAGFLYNAGMPQQWEIYGSTDPNPDGSLDESWIPLREGPCVSFKPSGLPLGEVSDDDYQRQLNGEEFEFDRSDILVRYIRFSINSAWGGLSTSFFNMTEITLFGNVEEEIQ